Part of the uncultured Cohaesibacter sp. genome is shown below.
AAGATCAAGCGCCCGCTCCAATACCTGGCTCATTTAAATCCACCATTTATCTTTTTGTTTCAAATGGATAGCAATTTTATTTGGAAAATTCAACTGTAAATGCAGATTTGTTTCCTTGTAAAGGTCATACGCATCGTTGCAAAAATTCAAACCCCACAAAAGTCTATGGCGTATGTGATCTCTTTGCCTTGGATTATCGTGTCAGTAAAGTTGCAAGAATTGGCAGGCTAATCCCCTCGTTTTAAAAGGGGCTCAGCGATAGAATTTTCGATTTCCAGCATAGTTGGGGGGCGCTAAATTGAACGATGACGCCTCGCTTCTATTGACGCCAACTTTGTCCGCCCTCCAATCGTCTGCACGCTGGAAATGCTGCGGTTCGTTCGAACAACAGGTATGGGTAAACCTCGTAGAAGCATTTGTCGGCTGGCGAACTGCAGCTTTGGGCCGATTCCGTTGAAAAAGGCGTAGATTTTGAGGGGAGATCTGGCGCAGCAGAGAAGCTTCTGATGGCGTTTCACGCCGGGATCGGAATCAGTTTTGCCATCTTGCGCAGGTTCTGGGTTGTTGCTGCGATGTGGAATTCGTCTCTGGCTCCATTTGGTCCTCTGAGGCGTAACCGCTCCAGTTTCATGATGCGCTTGAGATGGGCAAACAGCATCTCCACCTTCTTTCGCTGACGCATTGAGATGACATAGTCATCCGTCTGGGCGATATCTCTTGCCATATCGCGGGCACCCTCGAAGACCGAGCGCATGATCTTGCGGGCTGGTTCTTTGGGGACACAGACCTGTTTCAAAACACAGGCCTCACAGTCATGCTTACTGGCGCGATATCTACGCATGCCATCACCATCAATGGCATCTCGCTCTTTCTTGAACGGGCGGCGATATTGATGCAGGGTTTTGCCTCCGGGACAGTAATATACGTCCCCGTCGCATGATGAGAAATGGCTCGAAATGCCCGAAGCATTCCAGTTCGATCCGTCTTTGCCACTGACAAGAGGCATCCACTCCATTAGTTCTCAGTGACATTCAACAGCAGTGGGTAGCAGCTCTCTCCGAAACTGGATGGGAAAAGCGGGCATTCAGACCATTGACCTGCGCCCCAAGCCTCTACCAGTTTAAAGGCTGATTGAGCTGCGTATTCGCTTGTTGTGAGGTTATCTAAAGAAGAATGGGGCCTCTCGGTGTTGTAAACGTCCTTCCAGACCTTGATCTTGTGCCGGGCCTACGCCTATGCGGAAAACGGGTTTAGATCAGGGGCTCTTCCCTGAAGCTGCCATTCAGAAAGCCTCCGAGAGTATCAGAAAAATCTGTCTTCCCCTTTTGCCGTCTTGGTTAAGCCCTCGCTTTGCATTATCTCGAAACCCCATCATTTCCCGACCTCCGCGAACGGTCTCTCCAACTGGCCTGATCTGGCCGAAGAACGGCTTATGCCTCGATTGCTTAGGCCGCAATGGTTCGGATTGGCTTTCTTCCCCTGTCGGCAAATCACATTCCTCGCGAAACAACAAAGCCACGCCTCTCCATCCTCCGCTGTGCTTCGGTCGCAAGGATGCAGCGGCAATCGTCTTCGGCCTTTTGATCGCCATCGAGACCGCATGGTGCGGGATCGGAAACAAAATGGAGATTTAAAATGGCTACCATCGGCACCTTCAAGAAGAACGGCACCAACGAATATACTGGCGAAATCGTCACTCTCAGCGTTCAGGCTAAAGGCGTCCGCATCATTCCCGACATTCGCGCAACTGGCGAAAACGCTCCCAGCCACCGTGTCCTAGTCGGTCGTGCAGAAATCGGGGCTGCCTGGTCTAAGCGATCCAGCGAAGGCCGTGACTATCTTGGCCTCAAACTGGATGATCCCAGCTTCACAGCTCCGATCTATGCCAACCTCTTCGATGACGAAGACGGCGAAAGCTACATCCTGATCTGGTCTCGTCCCAATGGGCACCGTGGCGAATGAAATCGCAAGGGCTCCGGCAACCGCCGGAGCCTTCTTCATGCCTTCTCGAGTTGGTCTCTCACGAGCTTAACGCGCGTGCCAATGATCTTCTTGATGGTCTTAAGGACCGGGTGAAACAGGTCTTCGGCTTGCAATTCGTCGAGCAGAGCATCGGCTTCTTCTTCGATCCTGTTGGCCATTGTGGCCAACTCAGTGCGGAGCACTCTCTGGGCGGCCTTGGTTTGCGACGTGAGCGCGTACCATTGTTCAAGCGTGATCGTGTCAGCAAGACCCCGGCCGCCAATCTGCATGGCCAGCTTCTTGGTCAGGCGTGGATAGGCCGCAGTGCAAACCACGTCATAGAGGGGGGCTAGATCCGGTGTGCTGGCGTGATAGAGCAAAGAGAAATTCTTGGCATGGGCGTCTGCATTGCCAACCATATAATGAAACATCACCATGCGCTGGAACGCGAGCCTGTCAGCGGCAGGGCGACGCATGTGTTTCTGGATCAAGCCTGCAGACTGTGCAATCCCAGGTCCGCCTTCTTGTTCATATTTGAGTTCGGGCGGCACGCTGAGAGCCTGACAGAAGTCTTCCTGATGCAGCTTGGCAATGGAGCCGTCGGCTCTTTGAACGCGGTCATAGCGTTCCACCAGAATGAAGTCGGTGTTTCCTGCTGAGGACTTGAGGACATGCGGCGCCTGGAGCCCGACGCGGTTTGCAAGACGCATGCAGAAGAGTTCATTCTCAACCGTACCGTCCAGCCCTTCAATGAAGGGTTTCAAGATATGGGTCGTCGGCTTGCCGGCTTTGGGAAGCGAGATTTGACCGTCCGTCACGCACACCGCCAGCTTGTCCTGCGCACCGGCGAGGGACAGGCGCACACCTTCCTCACCACCGAGCAAAGGGCGATCCCGCAACAGAGCAAGGATCTGGCCGAGGCGCTTCTCGTCCAGCGGTTCAGTGCCCTGAGAGCTGAAGTCTGGAAGATCTGACCCTTGTGGCAAGAGCGAGAGGGCACCAGCGCATTCACCACCGATGATTTCCAGAAGCCCAAAAGCATTTTGCTGCGAGACGCCGAGGGCGGCAGCGAGCCTTTTGCGCGCGCGCTCATCTGGTAGCAGTCCGGAAAAGAAAGGCCGGGCTACCGCATCAGGGTAGGGGGCTTCTTGTAGGGGCATTGAGACTGAAAGAGCGGCTCCGTTGGAAGACAGGTAGTCAGGATCATAGAAGAAGCAGAGTTGCCCATCATCCATCTGAATTAAGGAGCCTGCCAAAGTCTCGCGCAAATAGACATCAAGAGTGCGGCTCATGCGTCATCCTCCCGGTTGTTGACCGTGAAGGTAAGGCCAAGGGTCTGCATGACTGTGAGCGCCAGTCCCACCCGACAGCTTTCCTTGCCA
Proteins encoded:
- a CDS encoding DUF736 domain-containing protein encodes the protein MATIGTFKKNGTNEYTGEIVTLSVQAKGVRIIPDIRATGENAPSHRVLVGRAEIGAAWSKRSSEGRDYLGLKLDDPSFTAPIYANLFDDEDGESYILIWSRPNGHRGE
- a CDS encoding type II toxin-antitoxin system HipA family toxin, which produces MSRTLDVYLRETLAGSLIQMDDGQLCFFYDPDYLSSNGAALSVSMPLQEAPYPDAVARPFFSGLLPDERARKRLAAALGVSQQNAFGLLEIIGGECAGALSLLPQGSDLPDFSSQGTEPLDEKRLGQILALLRDRPLLGGEEGVRLSLAGAQDKLAVCVTDGQISLPKAGKPTTHILKPFIEGLDGTVENELFCMRLANRVGLQAPHVLKSSAGNTDFILVERYDRVQRADGSIAKLHQEDFCQALSVPPELKYEQEGGPGIAQSAGLIQKHMRRPAADRLAFQRMVMFHYMVGNADAHAKNFSLLYHASTPDLAPLYDVVCTAAYPRLTKKLAMQIGGRGLADTITLEQWYALTSQTKAAQRVLRTELATMANRIEEEADALLDELQAEDLFHPVLKTIKKIIGTRVKLVRDQLEKA